The following proteins are co-located in the Purpureocillium takamizusanense chromosome 10, complete sequence genome:
- the MLAC1 gene encoding Laccase 1 (CAZy:AA1~COG:Q~antiSMASH:Cluster_10.2~EggNog:ENOG503NYZG~SECRETED:SignalP(1-16~SECRETED:cutsite=TWA-AT~SECRETED:prob=0.9368)), giving the protein MRLVFGLLAIAASTWAATVRETLRLTWEDGAPNGQSRKMIFTNGHFPAPPLILTEDDNAEITVINDMPRNVTIHWHGLAQPGTPWSDGVPGLSQKPILPGQAFVYRFKATPVGTHWYHSHERMSLTDGLYGAIWIKPKKDPTELWAQISDDPEDIKAMGKAAANPELIVVSDWSRYTSEEYWKANEESGLQIFCLDSILINGVGELYCPPMELLINQTQPDIARIAFPDTHVSDKGCFPFRTPIQGGPWNYTARPELIPPHMVDGCVPSTGRNASFMVDPANRWVSFNFISAATVAQFVFAVDGHDFWIYEIDGNYVTPRKFVTATMSAGETYSVMMRLDKPPGVYKMRVPDSGATQVISAFADVVYKGGEGILRLEAPQYVTYGGLFPSLEVKNNSFTPYEFEGDHMAPWPSSLRPRPGPADEEFLLIMGRIQTSTNYTMNTKYMYPVNFQADRPLLFYPNATIGTPDENLVIRTKNGSWVDIILQISTLPGDLAAFEHFMHKHGSKTWRVGFGQGNWNYSSVAEAIAERPHDFNFENPGYRDSWLTQFSPVPEGGYWSVFRYLSDNPGPWMFHCHIELHLMGGMSIAILDGVDVWPKVPPEYSYQIGGGGCKN; this is encoded by the exons ATGCGCCTCGTCTTTGGCCTCTTGGCAATTGCTGCCTCAACATGGGCCGCGACCGTCCGGGAGACTTTGCGACTCACCTGGGAAGATGGCGCACCCAATGGCCAGTCCAGGAAGATGATCTTTACGAACGGCCACTTTCCCGCGCCACCGCTTATACTCACCGAGGATGACAATGCAGAA ATAACTGTGATCAATGATATGCCACGAAATGTCACCATTCACTGGCACGGACTTGC CCAGCCTGGCACTCCCTGGTCCGACGGAGTTCCCGGATTGTCACAAAAGCCAATACTGCCCGGGCAAGCGTTCGTCTACCGGTTCAAGGCGACGCCAGTGGGAACCCATTGGTATCATTCGCATGAGCGCATGTCCCTTACGGATGGACTCTACGGTGCCATTTGGATAAA GCCAAAGAAAGATCCGACCGAGCTCTGGGCCCAGATCAGCGATGATCCCGAGGACATCAAGGCAATGGGCAAAGCTGCAGCTAACCCGGAGCTGATCGTTGTGTCAGATTGGTCTAGATACACGTCCGAGGAGTATTGGAAGGCGAATGAGGAATCGGGGCTCCAAATATT CTGCCTGGACAGCATTTTGATCaacggcgttggcgagctATACTGCCCACCGATGGAGTTGCTCATCAACCAAACGCAGCCTGACATTGCTAGAATAGCATTTCCCGATACTCACGTGTCCGACAAAGG ATGTTTCCCTTTCCGCACACCAATCCAAGGCGGGCCTTGGAACTACACAGCACGACCAGAGCTCATTCCTCCACATATGGTTGATGGCTGTGTTCCTTCCACGGGCCGCAATGCCTCGTTCATGGTCGACCCGGCCAACCGCTGGGTCAGCTTCAACTTCATATCCGCTGCAACGGTCGCACAATTCGTGTTCGCGGTCGATGGCCACGACTTTTGGATATACGAAATCGATGGCAATTATGTTACCCCGCGAAAGTTTGTCACTGCAACCATGTCTGCGGGCGAGACCTACTCGGTCATGATGCGGCTGGACAAGCCACCAGGCGTGTACAAGATGCGCGTCCCAGACTCTGGAGCAACACAAGTCATCTCCGCGTTTGCGGACGTTGTGTACAAAGGCGGGGAAGGCATACTGAGGCTGGAGGCACCGCAATACGTGACGTATGGCGGCTTGTTTCCGTCTCTGGAAGTCAAAAACAACAGTTTCACGCCGTACGAGTTCGAGGGCGACCACATGGCCCCTTGGCCCTCAAGCCTACGCCCACGGCCCGGTCCTGCGGATGAGGAATTTCTTCTCATCATGGGACGCATCCAGACTTCGACAAACTATACGATGAATACGAAATACATGTATCCTGTCAATTTCCAGGCCGACCGCCCACTTCTCTTCTACCCAAACGCAACGATAGGTACACCCGACGAGAACCTTGTCATTCGCACGAAGAATGGGTCGTGGGTCGACATCATCCTTCAGATATCCACTCTGCCTGGTGACCTGGCCGCCTTTGAGCACTTCATGCATAAACACGGGAGCAAGACATGGCGCGTGGGCTTCGGTCAAGGCAACTGGAACTACAGCAGCGTTGCGGAGGCCATCGCCGAACGGCCGCATGACTTTAACTTCGAAAACCCAGGCTACAGAGACAGCTGGCTAACGCAGTTCTCGCCTGTTCCCGAGGGCGGCTATTGGAGCGTATTTCGCTATCTGTCGGACAATCCTGGCCCGTGGATGTTTCACTGCCATATTGAGCTACATCTCATGGGCGGCATGTCTATTGCTATCTTAGACGGGGTCGATGTTTGGCCAAAGGTGCCACCGGAGTACAGTTACCAAAtaggcggtggcggctgcaaGAATTGA
- a CDS encoding putative secondary metabolism biosynthetic enzyme (antiSMASH:Cluster_10.2~EggNog:ENOG503NX93~COG:Q) — translation MSAYVDNFRSAIASELGLEPGAILPDVTFEALGLDPLAAMEVLEIVNDLTGVEFPASLFRDCRCLSDIGRKTSKSGTTTRLTPASGPSPVHVAYSSTSGIVGKYAKESGVADFWTNVYPSQRRLVLAYVSEAMAALGQPLAHMPPGTPLSIPSDILAKHSKLMEALLDILVDGGVMQRVGTRVVRSSVVVDLTPSSTIYEQIARDFPQHADTHRLLNITGSNLAGCLTGSMDPIKLLFGSSLGRDMLFEFYTNAPMSIAASKQLSDFFKNAFISSLEPIEILEIGAGFGGTTKFVLDMLISAGIRFKYTFTDISSSFFKTAKKRYAELHLSDSAIEYEVLDIEKPIPDKFRGRFHAVLSTNCIHATKNLQISCTNARQLLRTGGFFSVVEFSTRLYWLDLVFGLLDGWWLFNDGRNHCIAEESFWMKSMHAAGFQDVIWTKTLVDGKRPNPQVIVATTE, via the exons ATGTCAGCATACGTCGACAACTTCAGGTCCGCCATTGCTTCCGAGCTGGGTCTTGAACCCGGGGCTATATTGCCTGATGTGACATTCGAAGCACTCGGCCTGGATCCACTGGCAGCCATGGAAGTATTGGAGATCGTTAATGATCTAACCGGCGTCGAGTTTCCAGCGTCTTTGTTCAGGGACTGCAGGTGTCTTTCTGACATTGGACGAAAGACTTCGAAGAGCGGCACCACCA CACGACTCACGCCAGCGTCTGGACCCTCTCCAGTTCATGTAGCCTATTCAAGCACCAGTGGCATTGTGGGGAAATATGCGAAAGAGTCTGGGGTCGCTGACTTCTGGACAAACGTATACCCTTCTCAAAGGCGTCTGGTTCTGGCCTACGTCTCAGAGGCAATGGCTGCTCTTGGTCAGCCCCTTGCCCATATGCCGCCAGGAACTCCACTCTCAATCCCCAGTGACATTTTGGCAAAACATTCGAAGCTTATGGAAGCCTTGCTCGACATACTAGTTGACGGAGGTGTCATGCAACGAGTTGGGACAAGGGTGGTTCGTTCATCGGTCGTTGTGGATTtgacgccatcatcgacaatCTATGAGCAAATCGCTCGCGACTTTCCCCAGCACGCAGATACTCATCGGTTGCTCAATATCACCGGCTCCAATCTGGCAGGATGTCTAACGGGCTCCATGGACCCAATCAAGCTTCTTTTTGGTTCGAGCCTAGGCCGGGACATGCTGTTTGAGTTCTACACCAATGCCCCCATGTCCATAGCAGCGTCAAAGCAGCTCTCAGATTTCTTCAAAAATGCGTTCATCAGCAGCCTGGAGCCCATCGAGATTCTGGAGATTGGCGCTGGATTTGGCGGCACCACCAAGTTTGTGCTCGATATGCTCATCAGTGCTGGGATTCGCTTCAAATACACGTTCACGGACATCTCTTCGTCTTTTTTCAAGACGGCAAAGAAGCGGTATGCTGAACTGCACTTGTCCGACAGCGCCATtgagtacgaagtactcgACATTGAGAAGCCGATCCCGGACAAATTTCGAGGCCGATTCCATGCCGTCCTTTCCACGAATTGTATACATGCGACGAAGAATTTGCAAATCTCGTGCACAAATGCTCGTCAATTGCTTCGGACTGGAGGTTTCTTCAGTGTGGTCGAGTTCTCAACGCGCCTGTACTGGCTTGACCTTGTATTTGGCTtgctggatggatggtggcTTTTCAACGACGGACGCAATCATTGCATTGCAGAGGAGTCTTTCTGGATGAAAAGCATGCATGCAGCGGGATTCCAGGATGTCATTTGGACGAAAACTTTGGTGGACGGAAAGCGACCTAACCCTCAAGTCATCGTTGCTACCACAGAGTAG
- a CDS encoding uncharacterized protein (antiSMASH:Cluster_10.2~SECRETED:SignalP(1-23~SECRETED:cutsite=ALA-ST~SECRETED:prob=0.6999)~EggNog:ENOG503PE2Y): MPPFIRILAIGSFLFSATTLALASTPDAHIQTCYESETSALHCYNGEDDTPQDVSVEDVAVVAEKLREWGRGVKGGRFLTMPSENTPDCAEWTIFLYQSVHALAKHIDPNVSTSVLYEDIARTIDGGESASDDDKAKALISCQTSGGSLGVLVNETDPAYHTEDYKNSGYTPKGIIIKIVSNVPKEEL, encoded by the coding sequence ATGCCTCCCTTCATTCGGATTCTGGCCATTGGCTCGTTCCTCTTCTCCGCGACTACTCTTGCCTTGGCGTCCACCCCGGATGCCCACATCCAGACTTGTTACGAGAGCGAAACGTCGGCCCTGCATTGCTACAACGGCGAAGATGATACTCCTCAGGACGTAAGCGTCGAAGacgttgctgtcgtcgctgaAAAGCTCCGCGAGTGGGGTCGCGGGGTTAAGGGAGGCCGGTTCCTGACGATGCCATCCGAGAACACCCCTGACTGCGCTGAATGGACCATCTTCCTTTACCAAAGCGTCCATGCCCTGGCCAAGCATATCGACCCCAACGTAAGCACGTCTGTTCTCTACGAAGACATTGCGAGGACCATCGATGGAGGCGAGTCGGCatcggacgacgacaaagcGAAGGCGCTCATCAGCTGCCAAACTAGTGGTGGATCTTTGGGGGTCCTTGTCAACGAAACTGACCCTGCGTACCACACGGAAGACTACAAGAACTCGGGTTACACTCCGAAGGGAATCATCATCAAGATTGTTTCCAACGTGCCCAAGGAGGAACTTTGA